The window AGGAGACATCCAAAGAACTTGTGATTGGGATTGGTGCATACAGACCTAACAAACTTCGAAAACGGTACCTGGGAAGTGCTTTTTGTTTTACACGGAACGGTGAGTTCAGGGGATTCGACTCTTTTACGGCCGATGATGACATTAAACTGACCGGCTCAATACTGAAGGCAGTGAGAGATTTTCATAAAAAGAATGAGAATATGGAGCGCGTTATCATTCATTTTTACAAGCAGATGAAACGGAGGGAGGCAAAAGAACTGCACCGCAAAATTAGGGAGCTGAACCTCGACGTACCCCTGGTTATTTTGACAATCCATAAGAGTGCTTCGCGCGACTTGATTCTATCCGACCGATCTGTTTCTCATCGGCTGCCGTTAAGTGGTACGTGGACCCGAATCGGAGATCGCCAGTTTCTTCTCTACAATAACACCCGGTACGGTTTGCCGAATGACAAGATGAAATCCTATCACTATCCATTGAAGGTGAGGATAGACATTGCGGACAATTACAATAAAGAGGAGAAATGGGAGGAGTATATCGAACGGTTAGATCAGAAATTAGAAGAGGAGGGATGGGTGGAAGAGCTGCTGCGGCAGGTGTATCAGTTCAGCCGCCTGGACTGGCAATCCGTCAGCGTAACGACCACCCCGGTCACGGTGAAATACCCGGAGATGGTTGCCCGGCGGTTCCCATATTTTAAGAGCGAGACACTGCCGGAGTTCGGGAAACGGAATTTGTGGTTTTTGTGAGAACCCACCCCTTGGTCCCCTGACATTACCCATAAAATCTCAATTTTTAAGATGATATCTTTATCAAGGTTTATTGGAAAGGTTGAATATCATTCATAATAATAGGCTATCAACCGTAACGTTCACCTTGTTCATCCTGATGCTTCGGAACAAAAGAACCAAAAATTCAAGGCGGTGAAAGAATTGGCGGCGGTCACTGAATCTCTGCTACCTTTTATCAATGGTCCACCGCGTTTATAGCTTGTTAACATCGTTAAGAGCCGGTATGATAAAAGGTCTCCGCAGATCTTCAGGCTCCCTCAATCCGCCAATTCTTTCGAGGCCGGAGTTGTTCTGACCCTAAAATAAATCAACTCTAAAACGGCAATGAATGGATGTTGAAGCACCTATTATTCTTCTTTCAAAAAGCGTATTGCAAATCTATTTTTAAAATGATAAACGGATATTTTTCGAAAATATACCTAACAGCTTTAAGTCAAGCATTACCAATACTTTACATAGACTAAATTAGTCATATTTGAAATTACATGGGTAATGTCAGCCTTGGTCCCCTCCCTATTCCCGACACAAAATACGTGTCGTGAACAAGGAGGGGAGATGTGTTGAAAGTTTACCCGTCTGACCGCTTAGAGCGTTCTGACGGGTATCCGTGGCAATTTCCCAAAGATTGCCCCGGCAATCCAACCCCGAAGGGGTGGTCAGACAGTAGCCCGCGGCAAAAACACGAGCGTTGCGATGTGAGCGGTTCAATGTTTAAGGTTTAATGTTCAAGGTTGACAACAACAGTATACAGTTGACAATAAACAGTTGACAAAAAACAGTTGACAAAATATGATTTATCAGCAATCAGCAATCAGCAATCAGCAATCAGCAATCAGCAATCAGCAATCAGCAAACAGTTGACAGTAGGCAAAAAGCAGTTGACAAACGGTTAACAGTATGCAATTGACAATAAGCAAGTAACTAAATAATGTTTATCCACAATCCACAATTCACAAACCCCAAACTTTAAACTTTAGACTTGAAACCTTAAACCCACTGCGAGGGGCTGCGGTGATGAACGTTGTCAAGGATTCTGCCCATATTGATGAGATCCCTCGGTTCCGCCTCGAAAAAACACTCGGCTTCACTCGGGATGACAGGGACGGGGGTTGGATTCGGCGGGCACAACGTTTTGATATTGAACCCGGTTTTGTCTTGCCCGCCGGGAACATGTTTAAGGTCTAAAGTTCAAGGTTTAAGGTTTGAAACATTAAACCTTGAACCTTAGACGCAGTTGAGATCTCCACACATTGTTCAGGAGTGGTCGGTATCAATGGCACGGATCCCTGGTTCAAGCCTGCCCCGGGAATGCGGGGTCCGGAAGAACGGTAATGATGTTTTGTGCAATACATATTGAAATAGTACATTATAAAAGTGTTGATAATTACAGTTAATACTCCTCTATGGAAACGAAGAAAAAATCTGAACAAACAGGCAGCCAAAAATTTACGTCTGGTACATCACTAACCGAAGAAGAGTTTAAAAAAGGTATAGAGGATGCTGAAAAGGGTCCCTTCTACAGTGTACAGGAATCGATGAATCAGTTTGAATCATGGCTGAAAAAGAGAGAAAACAAGTAAGGGTCTCGTCCCAATTTAGTGAGGATATCCAGTCGGTTTTTGAATATGGTGAAGAGATGTTCGGAATAGCTTCGGCAAAAAGCTCAATGTCTAAAGTTTAAGATTTTTATGAAAGATTGCACTTGTGCAATCTCACCCCGTTAGGGGTATAAAGTGAGTAGCCCGCGGCAAAAAGCAAGCGAAGCAAGGTTTTGCAGCCGTGGGGATAGTAACACCACAAACAAGATGCCCCGAGGCGGGAAATGTAAATTGATAATGATGAATATTTTCGAGGGGCTATATTGATGGCCTGCGCTACCAGTGACAGATTCATAAAAATACGTCTTGATACAACATAAAAGCCTCATACCATTTCTTCCCTATTCCTTTTGGACCGCCAAAAGGAATCAAAAACTCCCGGCTATGATTGCTTCCGGGGCATGGTTTGCCCGCACGGGTACACTCTGCGAATGCTCACAAGGCGAGCGCGCAGAGCGATTTCTCCCGTGCTGTGTTGCAAACCATGCAATCCCTCCACCAATCAAGGCCGAAGGATGAGAGATCTTCCTTATACTTGAAAGTTGGAACTACGGGTAAATTTTCTGTCTCTTCCTCAATGGTGTTGCCCCGCTTTTGGGCAAAATTAGTTGCTACCGGTGACAGATTTAAAAATAAGCCTTAAAACAGCATAAACGCCCTTATTCAGTTCTGTCTTGATACTTTTGAACCGTCAAAAGTATCCAAAACCTCTCGGCTGTGATGGCTTCCGGGCATGGTTTGCACGCACGGGTACACTCTGCGAATGCTCACAAGGTGAGCACGCAGAGCGATTTCTCCCGTGCTGTGGCGCAACCCATGCCACTCCTCCACCCATCAAGGCCGAATTTAATGGACCTATAATTGATCATCAGGTTTTGCGGGAATAGCGGGAAAACCGATGGAAACGGCAAGAAAGAACTGAAAGCAAATCATAGTTTAAAACTATAGAATGTGAACATCTCTATTCCCGATGCGTTTTTCGTCCCTTTTTTCGCATTAAAAAGGGACTAACACAAAACTTGATACATATCAATGTTATCACTTCAATGGTGTTGCCCCGCAGTTGGGCAAAATTAGTGGCTCAGGATGACAGGGGTGGGTGATTTGAATCAGCGGGCACCACATACTGATGTTGAACATGGTTTCGTCCCGCCCGCCGGGAAAAGGTTCAACGTCTAAAGTTTAAAGTTTTGGTTGACAAAACCACAAACCTTAAACTAAATTCCACATCTATTCTGCAATCCTAAAAAGATGAGAGGAATTAAGACCTGTTGGATATGAGAATTGATATACAGACGCCATTAAATCGAAATTAGAAAAAAGCTCAACGTACGAAAACTCATGATTGACCTTGACCCCGTTTGTTTATTCGTCTATCTTTTTAATTCTGATAATAGAAACCACTGATCATCATTGCCAGGAATGCCAAGATACAGGGAGTCGGACTGCCTAGAATTGAAAGGACCGGCAGTTGTTATCATTGAATATTAGACGCATCATGAACACAGATTTACCAGGAAACTCCTTTTCCCAAAAATCAGATTCACCAGAAGGGCCAAACCGAGATTGGTACGCATGTTACCCGGAACCCCGCCATGAAAAAAAGGCCTCCGAACGGCTGGATGAGAACCATCTTTTTGAAATTTTTTATCCCCTGAAGGAGGAGCGCGTGAAGTGGAGCGACCGCTGGAAGACGGTGGTGAAGCCCTGGATACCGGGGTACCTGCTTGCAAAGGTAACCGAAAAAGAAAGGCTGAACCTCTTGCAGTATCCCTCGGTGTTTCGATCTGTTTGCTGGAAAGGAAAACTCGCCGTAATCCGGGAGGAGGAAATTGAAACGGTAAAACGGATTACCGGCCATCCGGATGTGGAGGATATTCAGTTAGAACAGATCTCCCCCGGCGACCGCGTGAAAATCGATTCCGGCGAACTGCGGGATATGAACGGTGTAGTTGTACATATAAAAGGGATCGGGCGTGTGTACTGCTCGAGTCTCTGCATAGTAATATGACGTTTATACGGTAAAGAGGTCTGTGCTCAAACTTGTGTCGTGATCGTCAGGTTCAGAGTCTAAGGGTTGACAATCCTTAAACGGCGAAGCTCAGCAATGGGACTGAGGGAAGCGAAGCTGTACGAGGTTCAGAGTACAGGATGCAGGATATAGGATACAGGATGCAGGGAATGTCCTGAGGTGGGCATCACATACTCATATTGAACATTTTTTGTCCCGTACGGCGGTTTGGAGGACCCACCCCTTGGTCCCCTCCCTATCCCCGACACAAAAACACGTGTCGGGGACAAGGAGGGGAGATCTATTGATTGCCCTCGGGCAATCTTACCCCGAAGGGGTACAAAATCAATAGCCCACGGCAAAAACAGGAACGAAGTAAACTGTTTGCAGCCGTGGGAATGGGTAACACCACACACCGAATGCCCCGAGGCGGTGGGCGTGAATTGATAATGATAAATGACTTCGAGGGGCTGCGCGCGGTTCAATGTTTAAGGTTTAATGTTCAAGGTTGACAAACACAGAAACTTTAAACCTTAGACTTGAAACCTTAAACCCACTGCGAGGGGTTACATTGATGAACGTTGACAGGGCTACTGCCGGAATCACGGAGATCCCTCGATTCCGCCTCGAAAAAACACTCGGCTTCACTCGGGATGACAGGGTGGGGGTTGGAATCGGCGGGCACAACGTTCTGGTGTTGAACACGGTTTCGTCCCGCCCGCCGGGAAAAGGTTCAAGGTCTAAAGTTTAAGGTTTTAGGTTTGACTTTAAACCTTGGATCATGAACCTTATGAACCTGAACCCTGAAACCTATTATTCTTCCATATTTGCAGACAGGTTGGACAATCGTATTGAATATGATTAAAATACATTCGAAATTGAATCAATTTAAAGGTTATCAATAGAGTAGAGTACGGTTTAAATGATAACATTCAGAATGTATAGGTGATTTTTGATGAGTAAAAAAAATGATGTATTGACATATGAAGATTATGTAGAAGGAATAGGCAATCTTAAACCTGAGCAGCAACTACATTTAGTTGAATTATTAACTGCTACGTTAAAAAAACAGATTGGCAGAACATCCGGTAAACGAAAGATTACAGAACTGGATGGTTTAGGTGCAGAGGTTTGGAAAAACATTGAAATACAAGATTATATTCAAAAGGAGAGAAATTCCTGGGATTAAAGGAGAAGCTCATATTCCGAATTATTCACGAAATAGTATAAAATTGAAGTTAAGTCACAGAAATTATTCTATACCTCGGAAAATGAGCATAGCTCAAATTTGAATGTTGTGGTAAATGGCTGCGAAATTTGCCCGTGCACTGCGTTGAATTTGAAATGCTTTACTCAGGGTACTCAGGTACTCTTCCGTCACCATTTCCTCTTCGCCTTGTGCACAACCAAATTTCTTGGTGAATAATCCGGAATAAATAAAAAAGTGTGTATTGACACCGCTCCATTTATCTATTTTATGGAGGCACACCCGCATTATGGAAAGATTGTAAAGAAGATCTTTAATGATATTGAAAGGGGAGAAGTTGAAGCTATAACAACAAATATAACCCTATTGGAAGTTCTGGTTCATCCATACAGAACGGGTAATGAAAAATTAGCCGCACAATACAGAGATATTTTATTGAATTCTGAAGGTTTGACCACGTTTGAAGTGAATCATGAAATTTCAGACCAAGCTGCAAAATTAAGAGCTGCATATGCAATACGAACACCGGATGCTATACAAATATCCACTGCTGTCATTCATAATGCAGATGTTTTTTTAACCAACGATGAAGCTTTAAAAAAGATTTCAGAAATAAACGTTGTATGCCTCAATGATTAAAAAGTGCAATGTCTAACGTTTAAGATTCAATGTTTGAATACTGAGAACATTAAACATTGGACATGGAACCTTGAATCCTTCCCGCCCGCCGGAAATAAGTTCAATGTCTAAAGTTTAAGGTTTTAGGTTTGACTTTAAACCTTGGATCTTGAACCTTAAACATAGTTGAGAAACCTGAAACCTGAAACCTGAAACCTGAAACCTGAAACCTGAAACCTGAAACCTGAAACCTGAAACCTGAAACCTGAAACCTGAAACCTGAAACCTGAAACGCTGAAACCTGCAATACAACTGAAACACTGACAGTTGACCATAAGCAAGTACCTGAATAACGCTTATCGACAATCCACAATGCACAAACCGGCAAATCACAAATCGCAAACCTGAAACCTTCGAATCTTCTCCAACATCAAGTACTACCTGAGCGTCTACCGCCGATACCTGGGGCGAAGAATGTACATCATTTTTGCTTTGACTCTTCTTACGGCCCTGGCTGAAGGCCTCGGCATCTCCCTTCTGCTGCCGCTCATTGAAGCCGCGGACTCTGCCACAGCCGATTACGACAACCTGGCCATGCAGGCGATTAACGCTGTTCTCTCTTTTTTTGGAGCCTCAGATTCCATCAGTACCATTCTCATCTTTATCGGGATTGTATTTGTCGGGAAAGGGCTTCTGAAATTTGCCGAAGGCGGATATAAAGGATACCTGGAATCTCAGCTCATGCGGGAGTTGAAAACCAAAATGTATGACGCTTACAACAGCATGGACTACCGCTACTTTATCCAGCGAAACACCGGGCATTTTATTAATGTGATTAACGGACAGATTCAGCAATCCATCGGCTCTTTTAATAAGTTTTTGACGTTTCTCACCCAGGTAATTATGGCTGCCAGTTACCTGGTGTTTGCTTTCTTTATCACCTGGAATTTTGCACTCATGGCGATAGGTGTGGGTGCGATTCTTTTAATTCTTTTCAAAACGCTGAATGTTTATGTGACCAAACTGTCCAGGAAAACGGCCAGGGAAGCTTCCAACCTGAACAAGTTCCTGGTGCAGACGCTCCAGGCGTTCAAGTATATCACCTCCACCGGGCAGAACGATCACCTGCGGGAAAGTGTGATTGAGAGCGTTCATAAACTGGCCGGGTACCGGATGCGCCAGCAGATTGCCAATGCCTTTACCACGGCGATTAAAGAGCCGGTATCCATTGTGTTTATGATCGGCATTGTGGCGATCCAGGTGTTCTGGCTGGGGGCATCCATCGGGCCGATAGCCGTGGCGCTTCTGCTCTTTCACCGGGGGATGCGTGCCACGATTACCGTGCAGGAGAGCTGGCAGGGGACGATGAATGTGATCGGCTCGCTGGAGATGGTGGAGGAGGAGTTTACAGCTACATCTGAAAGTGTAGAGATAGACGGCGAAGTGGATATCGGCCCGCTTTCGAAGGAGATTCGGTTTGAGAGCGTTAATTTTGCGTATGATATGAAGGAAGAAACGGTGATTCAGGATCTCTCTCTCACCATTCCGGTCAATCAAACGGTTGCCCTGGTGGGAGAATCGGGAGCCGGTAAAACGACACTGGCCGATCTGTTAACACTGATGCTGAGGCCGCAATCGGGCGATATTTATATAGACGGCGTTTCTGGTAGAGATATTCAGAGATTGTCCTGGCGGAAACAGATCGGGTACGTTTCCCAGGAAACGGTAGTTTTTGACGATACGATTGCCAACAATATCTCCCTCTGGAAAGGCGATTACGCTAATGATCCGGAGATGCGAAAACGTGTTGAGGAAGCGGCCCGAAAAGCATACGCGGATATTTTTATTCAAGATCTGCCGGACGGATTTGAAACGGTTGTGGGAGATCGCGGCGTCAGGCTCTCAGGTGGCCAACGGCAACGCTTGTTTATAGCACGCGAACTCTTTAAGGAACCCAATCTTTTAATTTTGGACGAAGCCACCAGTGCACTTGATTCCGAATCGGAGCAGTATATCCAGGAAGGGATTGACGGACTGAAAGGATCGCTGACTGTGGTGATGATTGCACACCGGTTTGTCTACAATCCAGAATGCGGATATCATTTATGTATTAGATCACGGAAAGTTGATTGAAGAGGGTTCTTATAACGAATTGACGAAGTAGACTAGATAAAAACCCGGTTCAGCCGTATGGCGGAAGTTCAAAATTTATAATTGAAATTGAATATCTAATATCGAACAGAGAAACAGATGAACAGATGTTAGGTTGAGAATGATCCTGATTATGAAATAAATAACAAATTTCCCTCATTTTTTTTTGTGGAACGAACCTCAGCCTTGAAAGGGTACTCACATGACAGCCAAGAGTAAAGTGAGTATTGGCAAATATAACTTAGGATAGAAGAACATACATCAGATCCCCACAAGACGTGGACCTCGTTGTAAAAGCAAGTATAGGATCGAAGGAGATTAAAATGGTTTTTTTACAAATTAGTTCTCACAAAGAGTTAAATGTGGATGAGCAAACTCGATTCAGTAATTTGTTAGATATTCAAAAATTTTTTATTAGCAGATTGTTCATGGAAATTAGATGTTTTGAAAAATCTTATGATAAAGGCTCTATTCATGTACGCAAGAAAAACAAAAATTTTTCAAAAACACCAAATGTAAGAAAGTATTACATAAAAAGTCAATTATACTCGGTGGATGTGGGCGCTTTGGGGCAACACTTTTGCTCTCCTTTACTTTCCTGCCATCCTAAAATATTTAAAATCAAATAAATTATGAAATGAGATTTGTTTTATGCACCGGCAGAACAGGATCGCCAGCTTTGGCAAAGGCCTGTAAATACATGAAAAATTATTCTGTCGCTCACTGAAAGCCGATGTAATATGGTAGGTAATTCGAGGTTTGAATATCCGAAAAATCACATTGAGATCGACAGCAGGCTTGCATTTCATCTTGGTGACACTTGATAAGATATATGGTAGTAAAGCAAAATACATTCCATCTCAATAGAGATCGGGATAAAACGGCTTGAAAGTTTTTTGAAAAGAATTGAAGCGTAACGGTCCCAGAATAACGTATGCGTATATAAATCATATCAAATACCCCCCTAAATATGAAAATGAGATTGAGAAGAGAGAAAATGGAACGTAAACTCGCATATGAATTTATCGATACACAAAACAACAATATTGAGTTGCTCCGAAAAGATAAAAAATATATAAATATACAAGTTGAAAGTTTTGAAAATGACTTTGTGAATTTTTGGAAATTTATTGGCGCTGAAGGTGATATTGAAAATGCAAGAGAGGAATTAAAAATTAAATATCATGAAAGTATTGATTTAAAGACTAAAAAGAATACAAATAATAAAAGAAATTTTAAAAAAATAACTAGTAAAAATTAATTTAAGATCGGTAATTAACAAGTTTTTTTTAGGTCATGCAAAAAACACTGTTATAAGTTAAGATTAAACTATGATACGAAGCAACTGGCTATTATCCGATGTTAAATCCAGATATATTGGGAAGGTTACTCAAATTTGGCAGTATTGTGTAGCGTTTTC of the Balneolaceae bacterium genome contains:
- a CDS encoding PIN domain-containing protein, producing the protein MCIDTAPFIYFMEAHPHYGKIVKKIFNDIERGEVEAITTNITLLEVLVHPYRTGNEKLAAQYRDILLNSEGLTTFEVNHEISDQAAKLRAAYAIRTPDAIQISTAVIHNADVFLTNDEALKKISEINVVCLND
- a CDS encoding UpxY family transcription antiterminator, whose protein sequence is MNTDLPGNSFSQKSDSPEGPNRDWYACYPEPRHEKKASERLDENHLFEIFYPLKEERVKWSDRWKTVVKPWIPGYLLAKVTEKERLNLLQYPSVFRSVCWKGKLAVIREEEIETVKRITGHPDVEDIQLEQISPGDRVKIDSGELRDMNGVVVHIKGIGRVYCSSLCIVI
- a CDS encoding ABC transporter ATP-binding protein; translation: MYIIFALTLLTALAEGLGISLLLPLIEAADSATADYDNLAMQAINAVLSFFGASDSISTILIFIGIVFVGKGLLKFAEGGYKGYLESQLMRELKTKMYDAYNSMDYRYFIQRNTGHFINVINGQIQQSIGSFNKFLTFLTQVIMAASYLVFAFFITWNFALMAIGVGAILLILFKTLNVYVTKLSRKTAREASNLNKFLVQTLQAFKYITSTGQNDHLRESVIESVHKLAGYRMRQQIANAFTTAIKEPVSIVFMIGIVAIQVFWLGASIGPIAVALLLFHRGMRATITVQESWQGTMNVIGSLEMVEEEFTATSESVEIDGEVDIGPLSKEIRFESVNFAYDMKEETVIQDLSLTIPVNQTVALVGESGAGKTTLADLLTLMLRPQSGDIYIDGVSGRDIQRLSWRKQIGYVSQETVVFDDTIANNISLWKGDYANDPEMRKRVEEAARKAYADIFIQDLPDGFETVVGDRGVRLSGGQRQRLFIARELFKEPNLLILDEATSALDSESEQYIQEGIDGLKGSLTVVMIAHRFVYNPECGYHLCIRSRKVD